Proteins found in one Crassostrea angulata isolate pt1a10 chromosome 3, ASM2561291v2, whole genome shotgun sequence genomic segment:
- the LOC128176387 gene encoding beta-1,3-galactosyltransferase 1-like yields the protein MVRLKRKYTSLLKWMCYALYLSLAFYVLQILHRDNILGEEQKIYFPPNRTFRNIPQKVEFTFVTHRNEVTAVTQRNTVLIQKEKNSLKDGFIKTGTKATHYRQYPLNVDLKDIVRRIMMKEPVTVNVINPHPFHYTLNPKKTCLISETYLLILVKSAANHTKNREAIRKTWGRISDPGTKLIFLVGFSTINSAIVAENADHNDIVQENFLDVYWNNTYKTIMGFNWATTFCPKAHHLLFVDDDYFVNLQNLLYFVRHLNHNMPLLTGTLLPVSIPYRDKSSKWYVSLKDYPFRKYPPYLAGGAIIVSMDVARKMAAAFPYVKYLVIDDAYLGIVAYKLGIGVTRNAKISDQNCQDWSLRTKIACHGFSNVTNLLETYKRLNKPKTKPVSVKTQSQPQSLPRVIVPASLQRNTPSGERLSQPQNIKRHGKI from the coding sequence ATGGTGCGATTGAAGCGAAAGTACACCTCATTGTTAAAGTGGATGTGTTATGCTTTGTATCTCTCGCTGGCGTTTTATGTACTCCAGATATTGCATCGAGATAACATACTCGGAGAAGAACAAAAAATTTACTTTCCTCCAAATCGAACTTTCAGAAATATACCTCAAAAAGTGGAATTTACTTTTGTGACTCATAGAAATGAAGTTACTGCTGTAACTCAAAGGAATACAGTCTTgatacaaaaagaaaagaattcaTTAAAGGATGGATTTATTAAAACGGGTACTAAGGCAACACATTATCGGCAATATCCACTTAATGTGGACTTGAAGGACATCGTACGTAGAATAATGATGAAAGAACCAGTAACAGTTAACGTGATAAACCCCCATCCGTTCCATTACACTTTGAACCCGAAGAAAACGTGCTTAATATCAGAGACGTACTTGTTAATTCTAGTGAAATCTGCAGCTAATCACACAAAAAACCGCGAAGCCATTCGAAAGACATGGGGGAGAATTTCTGACCCTGGAACCAAACTCATCTTCTTGGTCGGTTTCTCCACCATTAATAGTGCTATAGTTGCAGAAAATGCAGACCATAACGATATAGTGCAAGAGAATTTTCTGGACGTATACTGGAATAACACTTATAAAACAATCATGGGTTTCAACTGGGCAACAACATTCTGTCCAAAGGCCCACCATTTACTTTTCGTGGACGATGATTACTTCGTTAATCTACAAAATCTTCTCTACTTCGTAAGACACTTAAATCACAATATGCCTCTTTTAACAGGAACTCTCTTGCCTGTGTCTATACCTTACCGGGATAAATCAAGCAAATGGTATGTTTCATTGAAAGACTACCCCTTCCGTAAATATCCGCCATATTTGGCTGGAGGCGCCATAATTGTTTCAATGGATGTTGCTCGGAAAATGGCCGCTGCCTTCCCCTATGTGaaatatttagtgattgacgaTGCATATTTAGGAATAGTTGCATATAAACTTGGAATAGGCGTTACCAGAAACGCCAAGATATCAGATCAAAACTGTCAAGATTGGAGCTTGCGTACAAAAATTGCTTGTCATGGATTTAGTAACGTAACCAATCTTCTAGAGACTTATAAGCGTCTGaataaaccaaaaacaaaacctGTCAGTGTGAAAACCCAAAGTCAACCCCAATCTCTAcccagagttatcgttcctgctTCGCTCCAGCGTAATacgccctctggtgagagattgaGTCAACCCCAGAACATAAAACGACATggaaagatatga